The following is a genomic window from Sciurus carolinensis chromosome 3, mSciCar1.2, whole genome shotgun sequence.
GCAGCCCTCCAGCTTCCAGCCTGCAGGCCGGGACAGTGCCTGGCCCACTGCTGCTCCTGGGCCTGAGCTCTGCTGGGCAGCAAATGCTGCCAAGTGTGGTCTGAAGCAGGACCCCGGCCATAGGTGTGGGCAGAGCCCAGAGGTCTGGGGGGCATGGTCGGCAGGCTGGGGCCACCAGCAGGGGGAGGTGCCTGGCAAGGCAGAGTCCACAAAGGTAGGTGCTGGCATCACTGGGGCTCAGAGTCACCAGGCTGGCCATTGCCCCACGGTGGCCTTGTGGTGCAGGCATGGCCAGCTGCTCACTTGGCCATTGTTCCTGCATGGACAGAGGCATCCAGGGTGGAGTGTTTGGGGTAGAGGTGGGGACAGGCCAGGAGAGGGCATCTGGCCTACAGTAGGGTCCTTGCAGGTTCATTGAACGCGGCCAGTCTGAGGGAGGAGCAGCTCCGCCTGTCCCTGCTGGTGTCCAGCGGCTGGAGGAAGATCCGCTTCAACATTGTGCCTGTAGTGAGGAGGAAGCAAGGTGCGCCCACCCTGGAGTGGACCCAGTTGATGCCTGGATTCCCTGAGGACACCTTGAGAAGAATTGTGGGCCATGGGGTGGACCTGGTGCCCGCCAGCACCCAACACTGGAGGTAACTAGCTGCCCttcctgggtctctgggtcttggagagCAGGCAAGAGGGGTTCTGCAGCCTGGGGCCTCCCTCTCCCATCAGGAGCATCTGCAGGCCCTGCCTGACCCTGCCCGCTGGCTTTCCACTTCATACTGAGGCTCCTGGGTCTGGGGGAATTCAGGATGCAGCCCCGTCCTCTCAAGCAGGTGGCCCATGGCCCCAGGGAGGTACAGCTGCGTCCCCTCCGAGGTGGGGAGATGGTGTGATGAGAGACCTGAAGTGCAGGAGGCCGTGTGGGATGGGACCCTCCCGTGGAGAGGAGTGTCCAGGCTGTTGCAGGTCCCCACAAGGCAAGGGTGGTCGGAGTCCAGCCAAACCTGCAGTGGAGCTTGCTGGCACCTTCCATCTGTGATCCCTTCCAGGTGGCTCCCCCACCCCAGGAGTTAGCTACAGCTGCCCCTGCCCCACTGGCCCTGGCCTCCAGAGGCCCCTCCTTGGGTCTTCCAATCTCTGTTCCCAGGACCCTCTAATCTTGGTGGGGCCCCTGCCTTTGAGTCATGTTTATGATAGGGAAGGAGGCGGCAGaggctgagacctctgagaccCAAATGAAGGCCGGGAACCAAGTCCCACCCCAATCTGACTGATTGGTCCCCGCGTCCTAGAGCATGTGCTTTGGCCAGGGTGACTTGCCCAGCAGCCCACATGCCCCAAGGTGGTGCTGTCTTGCAGCAGAGGTTCAGCAGGATTCCTGGGGGCACCTCACTTCCCGCCCGCCCCTGGCCCCTTGTGCAGAGCAAGGCTGTGACCAGGGTTGCTGAGCAACCCCATCCACCTCGGAAGGAGAGAGAGGCCTTCCTGGTGTAGTCCCTGCAGCCGCTGCTGCGGCAGGGACCCATGGGCACTGGGACTCCCAGTGGAGAGTCCACCCCTTGGTCGGGTCAGCAAGCACACAGTGAGTGCCCCGGACGTCGGTGGCAGTCCTGACCCACCACTGTTGCCTGCCTGGTGGGCTCAGGCTTCCTGAGTGGCCCCAGGGTGAGCTGGCATCACCCCCAGGCCCAGGGTCCACTGACCTCCTGCCTAGGGAGCAGGAGCTGCTGCCCTAGCCAGGCGGGTCCGAGATACCGTCCCGTCTCTCCAGGTGCCAGCTGACCCTGAGCTCCCACATGTCTCCACATCCTGGCAGGGGAGTCCATGAAAACTGGGTTGCTCACTGAATGTCCCCTGGTCAGTTCCTGAGAAGAGTGGGCAGTGGCCAGGACCTCACAGAACAGGCTGCAGCCCAGCCTGGCTGCCGTCACACTCAGGGCTCCAACCTGGGGCAGTGGCAGAGGCTGGGCTGCTTCTTCCGGGGGATAAACTCAGTGCCTGGAGCCAAGAGTAGCCCAGGCCTGACCGAGTAGGTCTGTGCTTCCAGGACCTCCAGTGGCTACCCCCTCACCCAGCTGCTGGGTGTGCTGGGCTCTCTCCGAGGCCACCGCCTGGACAGCCTCTCCATTCTGGACAGGGTGAACCATGAGAGCTGGCGGGACGGCGGCCAGAGCCCTGGCCTGAACTTTGACCACCTGAAGGTATGTGGGAGGGTGCTGGCGCCCACGCCTGCCCTGCCTGGGTTGCCAGAGTCTTGACCAGggagccaggagcaggggcacCTGGCATGTCCCTCGTGCTGGCTCCTGCTGGTGGGCAGCCTGGGAAGGGCTGCGTCTGGAGGACTCCAGCCCTGAGGATGCAAGGCCACGTTCAGGAGGGTGGTGGCAGGTGTGGCTGCAGCATCCTGTGACCCCCGTGAGGCCAGCCTGTGccactcctgggttgtggagtcTGGGGCCCCACAGGACAGCCCCTCTGCTCCAGGGATGAAGGGCCCTCTGCTTGGCTCGGGTGTTCAGGGAGAGGTCTTGACCTGTCCTCAGACCACGGCTCTGTCCAGGGTCTCCCGTGTGCCTCAGGCCACTCTCTGACCTCTCAGGCCTTTGGCCAAAGTTGATGGGGGCACAATGGCTCCTGATTCTCAAACTGAGCTGAGAGGACGTGGAAGGAGAGGGGCCTGAGGACCCAGCAGCGAAGCCGAGGGACAGGAGGggcctgggcaggagggaggaggaggtgcctgGGGACAAAGCTCCCATCCTCCATGAGGGGCCCACTGGGTTGGGCTGTGGGGGACAGTGGGGGAGCCCAGGGGTTGGAGGGGCCGGGCTCCCTGAGGGAGTTGGGAGGTGGAGGGCGGGCGGAGGGGCAGCGAGGGCAGGCGGCTGCTGTGCGCAGGTGGCGCTGCTGTGGGCCTCCGCGCTCTTCCCGACGCCCGAGGACTGGGCGGAGCTGCAGGGCGCCGTCTACCGGGTCCTGGTGGTGCTGCTCTGCTGCCTGGCCACGCGGAACCTGCCGCACCCGCTGCAGCCGCGGCACAACCTGCTGCGGAGCTGCGGCCTGGACCTCAGCGCCGTCTACCAGCGCGTGGAGAGCTTCGCCCGCCGGCCCGAGGCCTCCCTGCGCATCCACGCCACGCACCTGGGCCGCAGCGCCCCTCCGCGCGTGGACACCGGGGTCAAGGCCCTCCTGCAGCTGCCGGCCAGTGACCCCACCTACTGGACCACTGCCTACTTCGACGTCTTGCTGGACAAGGTGGGCGCCCTGGCCCGGTGGACCCAGAATCCCGTGAGGGTGGGAACAGAGCCTTGTCCAGCACCCTGGCCGCACCCCCCAGTTGGGAGCCCAGGACAGGCCAGTGAGGTCAGGCCTCTGGGCAGAGGTGGTGGCAGATGTGAGCGCCCACGGTCAGGGACCGTGCAGCCCTCCTCAGAGGTGGTCCCCGGGAACCAGGGCAGCCTGTCTGAGACGCCCCTTCACCCACACATGGCAGATGCTGGAGCCCGCTGCCTACCCTGAGATTCCCTTCCTCCCAAGTGCCGCCTTCCGCGTTGCGGGGCGCCTGCTTCTCCACCAGCTGCCCTCCGCCCCACAGGGCCTGGTCCTGTCCCCTTGCAAAGGCTGGCCCTGCGTCACCCACCCTCATACCACCTCCTTCCACGCCACTGGGCAGTGGGTCCCCCGactcccctgccccacctccatTTAGGAATTGACACCCTGGCCAGCAGGAGGACCCCAGTACAGGCTCTGGGTCAGCAGGTGGGGTGGTGTGGTGGCCGGGAGCCTTCGGCCAGCTCCCAGTGGCTGCAGCCTACGTGTGGGAGGGTCCTGAGACTGGGTCACGGCCGAGGgagggcccagggcagggagTGCTGTCTTCTGGGCCCTGTGGTGCTTTGCGACTGGGGTGGCCTGGATTCTCCAtgaccctccctccctgcccgcCTGCAGTTCCAGGTCTTCAACATCCAGGATCGGCACCGCGTCTTGGCCATGCAGAGCGTCTTCCAGAAGACCAAGGCCCTGCGCCGTGAGGAGAGCTGAGCTGGGCCCCGGGCTCTGCTGCCCACAGAGGCTCCTGGGACGtggagaggggtgggagaggggtggGCTCTCCTTGAGGGGGCGGTGGAGGGACTGTGCTCCTGGGAGCCCTCAGACTGTCCGGGGGCAGCTGCGAGAGTGTGTGCTGGGTGGCACCGTGTCCCAGGCCTCATGGACACATGCTGATCCACCCCAGGTGGCCCCGTCAGGAGGACTGAGTACCTGGGGCAGAGCAGAGACCTCCCCATGTCTGCATCAAAATGCTGCCCAGATCGTGggcaaaacaacacacacacatgcagcgGGAGGGTGCCAGGGCCCGAGCTCTGAGTGGAAGTATGGGAGCCCAGAATAGAGGAGACTGGCACGCAGACTTTCAAGCCTTGTCGTTCTCTGTGAGTGACCCTCCCTCGCCGTCCCCACCTCCGGTTCACAGGGGCCCCGGGGCCAGCAGAGGGACCCCACAGCTCGGCAGGCTGTGCCTCCTGCACCGCTCATGTGGAAGGGTCCCTCTGACACGGTTCTCCTGGCGTCCGACGGTTGGTCCTCTTCCTGTGGCTCCCCCTGCCCACACCCCTGTCAGCCCATGGCTGCCTGCCTGCAGCCTGTGACCTTCCGGTGCCTCAGCCCAGAGCACATTTCTACCCTGCCTCCTCTTCAGGGGCTCGGTGGTATTCGCAGCCCACCCTGGGTCCTGGGCGGGAATAGGCAGTCCATGGCTCCCAGTCTCCTCCTGGGGATCAGAGGCCTGGTGACTGGGCAGCCACACAGCAAAGCAAGTGCCAGGGTCTTTGAGGGCTGTGGGCCAGGCTCTGAACTGGCAGTAGCACCAGGGAGCAGGAAGGTCCTCGTGCCCTGCCCTTGCCCCTGCCCCTGTGATGGGCATCTAGAAGAGGGGATCCTTCCAGGCAGCACTGCAGGCCAGGGAGGAGCCTCATGTCCCAAGAAGGAGCTGCAGGGTGGCCCAGGGACGGGCAGCTGAGACCTTGTCTACCCACCACAGGGAGCAGGAAGGTGCTCAGAGCCCTGGGTGGATGGTGGAGGCTGCACACGCCACTCAGGGGGATGGTGAGGCTGTGAGCTGAGTGGCCAGAGCCCAGGGGCTGCTCAGCAGGCCATGCCACCCTCCAACCGCAGGGCCCAGGGAATCCATGAGAACAGTGCCTCGCGGCATCTGGCACAACCAGCGTGGGAGCTGAGGTCCAAGCAAGGGCATCTGAGGGTGTCAGCCTCGTAGGGTACGGTCCCTGCCAGGTGACGCAAGTGCACTCTGCTCTGAGCTGCCCCTGGGCTCTGAGTGCAGTCACGGTCCTGTGTTGGGGGCAGCAGTGGTGTGTGCAGCCAACTATGGGACGGTGGGCATGGTCCCTGCAGGCCCAGTCTGAGTAGGGTGGGAGGACAGTTCATTACAAGGACAGTGGCCTCGACCATCCTGCCATTGCGTTGGTGACCCACGCCACACATGGCTGTTGCTGGTCGTAGCAAGGAGATTGGAGCCTGGCTCCTGGTGGCTTGCTCTGTGGGTGGCCACCCAAAATGGACCCTTTCAACTCAGCCTTTCCAGGGCACAGTGAAGGGAGAGTCCTCCCAGAAATGGAAGGTGTCCATTTCTGTGGCCTGAggccaggagcaggaggagcaggtggaCTCCGTCACCGGTGCCACAGGGATACAGCTCTGCCGGGGTGGGACAGGGCACCTTCTCAGGATAGCAGTCCTGACCTCAGACCCTCAGAGGTCACAGGGACAGAGGGCAGAGCAGAAGGCCACGGCCTCTGCCTTGGGGGTTTGGACACCCTCTCTGGTACTGACAGGAGGTGACAAGCTCCCTGCAGGAGTTCAGAGGGCAGCCCAGAGGGGATTGCATGTCCACCTGGTCCAGAAGGAGACTGCATGTCCACCTGGTCCAGAGGAGACTGCATCTCCACCTGGTCCAGAGGAGACTGCATGTTCACCTGGTCCAGAGGAGACTGCATGTCCACCTGGTCCAGAGGAGACTGCATGTCCACCTGGTCCAGAGGGAGACTGCATGTCCACCTGGTCCAGAGGGAGACTGCATGTCCACCTGGTCCAGAGGAGACTGCATGTCCACCTGGTCCAGAGGGAGACTGCATCTCCACCTGGTCCAGAGGGAGACTGCATGTCCACCTGGTCCAGAGGGAGACTGCATGTCCACCTGGTCCAGAGGGAGACTGCATCTCCACCTGGTCCAGAGGGAGACTGCATCTCCACCTGGTCCAGAGGGAGACTGCATCTCCACCTGGTCCAGAGGGAGACTGCATCTCCACCTCCCACCGCAGCTCGCTCCCATGGGGACAGGACACCCAACACCTGACTCCCTCCTCAACAGACGCAGCGAGGACAAAACGAGGTTCACAGTGTCCCCAAGTATCCCGAACAACACATCACGCGTCTAGGAAGAAGTCACAGGGAACCCAGCGTATTTAACTGGTGACAGCATCGGCTGTGGGAACGTTGGGAGATGTGGCCAAGGAAGGGTCAGAGGGATTCCTAAGCCTTAGTCGCTCGTGTCAGAAAAGATGCTTCAGTCCAAGCTTCCCAGAGAAGCCAGGGGAAGAGGAGCAGCCCCAGGACGAGCACACCACCCCAGGCAGCAGGAGCTGGAGTCCCTACGAAAGAAGAGGACATCACAGCCAAAGAAGACCCTGCGAAGGGGCGGATGCAGTCAGAGTGGACATCAACAGAGAGCGAAGGACAGGAAAGCCAGGAGGCCCACCCTGACTGATggctgggaaaggagaggagctGCGAGTCACCGCAGAGAGCGTCAGGAGCAGAGAAGGGGCCCCGAGGACCCTAGAGCAGGGAAGGACAACCAAGGTCCACCAACGACCTCACTCCAACTCAGGACACCCGAACATGCCAAGTGGAGCAGGAAGGAAGGCCGACCAGAGGCGTCGCTTCTATTAAAACATCTGAACTCATTTAAAAAGCCTTTCTCTACAGAAAGGTCCTGGCCCGGAAGGCTTCCCTGGTGTCCTGCCAGCAGAGGTCTCCCAGCAGGGCCCTGCCAACACCACAGCCCACGTGCTCCCGCACCACGGGGATCTGCTCTCCACGTCACCTCTGCGTCTGAGGTGCACCTCGCCTGCACCAGGGTGGCTAACCAGAGGCTGGACTGGGAAAGCAGCTCAGCGCTCACCACCCACGGACAACGTCCTCTCCCGCCTAGAGAAGCCAAGGGGTTCTGCACAGGCCGCCAGGCCCAGTGCGTCTAGCTAGGTCGGAAGACACAGGGTCCATGCAGAAATCACTACACTACATATTACAAATGATCCGCTGGAACTGggattttaaaataccatttaaaacagcatcaaaaaaataaaaaatatcaaacacCCAggaataaaccaaatgaaaaatatgtGCAGGAGCTCTGCAAAAAGAACTAGCAACATCGCTTAGAGCAATTTAAGAACACCTGACTAATGTCCTGGACTGGAATTTGTGATATTTTGATGGTTTCTGCCATCTTTAACTTGATACATAGATTGGATGCAGTTCCAATCAAAACTCCAGG
Proteins encoded in this region:
- the Mab21l4 gene encoding protein mab-21-like 4; this encodes MVLAPLRKPGGRAGWPQDSSLVVDVSGEVGVTPGLLSGGSRAWQGTGRSLWTLLGGELSPTCRPAPHLGRGLLLRPAAYSRLQRGPGCARLLLPRGRLSRPRLLLPRGRLSPTMAVQVSLWHHFLHAVRSREAPRAQDYQRAENEVLALLERVHALDPRFLVDYSRDLGAFQFSLRSSEDPLDVEVPLWVDAEALLIEELEAPEPEDSPALCHLGVPREAAGLEQWKTEDVFSTCVDQSNGQCCGHIVPGKVLRVLKDLLVAAIVYCRHHRLIPPGSLNAASLREEQLRLSLLVSSGWRKIRFNIVPVVRRKQGAPTLEWTQLMPGFPEDTLRRIVGHGVDLVPASTQHWRTSSGYPLTQLLGVLGSLRGHRLDSLSILDRVNHESWRDGGQSPGLNFDHLKVALLWASALFPTPEDWAELQGAVYRVLVVLLCCLATRNLPHPLQPRHNLLRSCGLDLSAVYQRVESFARRPEASLRIHATHLGRSAPPRVDTGVKALLQLPASDPTYWTTAYFDVLLDKFQVFNIQDRHRVLAMQSVFQKTKALRREES